One window of Centropristis striata isolate RG_2023a ecotype Rhode Island chromosome 21, C.striata_1.0, whole genome shotgun sequence genomic DNA carries:
- the atp2a1l gene encoding ATPase sarcoplasmic/endoplasmic reticulum Ca2+ transporting 1, like, translating into MENSHTKVPAECLTYFGVNENTGLTPDQFKKNLDKYGFNELPAEEGKSIWELIVEQFEDLLVRILLLAACISFVLAWFEEGEETVTAFVEPFVILLILIANAVVGVWQERNAEDAIEALKEYEPEMGKVYRSDRKSVQMIKAREIVPGDIVEVSVGDKVPADIRLVSIKSTTLRVDQSILTGESVSVIKHTEAVPDPRAVNQDKKNMLFSGTNIAAGKAIGVAVATGVATEIGKIRDQMAATEQEKTPLQAKLDEFGEQLSKVISLICVAVWAINIGHFNDPVHGGSWIRGAVYYFKIAVALAVAAIPEGLPAVITTCLALGTRRMAKKNAIVRSLPSVETLGCTSVICSDKTGTLTTNQMCVTKMFIIKSAEGEHVSLDAFDISGSKYTPEGEVSQGGSKTNCSQYDGLVELATICALCNDSSLDYNEAKKIYEKVGEATETALSCLVEKMNVFNSNVKSLSRIERANACCSVIKQLMKKNVTLEFSRDRKSMSVYCTPTKGDGGAKMFVKANSPQYKIIILFSPQGAPEGVIDRCAYVRVGTNRVPLTNAIKEKIMAVIRDWGTGRDTLRCLALATRDTPLKMDEMNLEDSTKFADYETDLTFVGCVGMLDPPRKEVTGSIELCRAAGIRVIMITGDNKGTAIAICRRIGIFTEEQDVDGKAYTGREFDDLPLHEQGEAVRRACCFARVEPSHKSKIVEYLQGYDDITAMTGDGVNDAPALKKAEIGIAMGSGTAVAKSASEMVLADDNFSSIVAAVEEGRAIYNNMKQFIRYLISSNVGEVVCIFLTAALGLPEALIPVQLLWVNLVTDGLPATALGFNPPDLDIMGKPPRSPKEPLISGWLFFRYMAIGGYVGCATVAGAAYWFMYDVEGPGVTYYQLSHFMQCHDENEDFAGLDCEIFEACPPMTMALSVLVTIEMCNALNSLSENQSLLRMPPWSNFWLLSAMTLSMSLHFMIIYVDPLPMVFKLTHLNVDEWMMVLKLSFPVILIDEVLKFVARNYVECK; encoded by the exons ATGGAGAACTCACACACAAAAGTACCGGCAGAATGCCTGACTTACTTTGGAGTGAATGAAAACACCGGTCTCACTCCCGACCAGTTCAAGAAGAACCTGGACAAGTATGGCTTCAATG AGCTGCCCGCTGAGGAGG gtAAGAGCATCTGGGAGCTGATTGTTGAGCAGTTCGAGGACTTGCTTGTCAGGATCCTGCTTCTGGCTGCCTGCATTTCTTTT GTGCTGGCCTGGTTCGAGGAAGGTGAAGAGACCGTCACCGCCTTCGTGGAGCCCTTCGTCATCCTTCTTATCCTCATCGCTAATGCCGTTGTTGGAGTGTGGCAG GAGCGTAACGCTGAAGATGCCATCGAGGCTCTCAAGGAGTACGAGCCTGAGATGGGCAAGGTTTACCGTTCCGACAGAAAGAGTGTGCAGATGATCAAGGCCAGAGAAATCGTCCCCGGTGACATCGTTGAGGTGTCTG TTGGTGACAAAGTCCCTGCTGACATCAGGCTTGTTAGCATCAAGTCCACCACCCTGCGTGTTGACCAGTCCATCCTTACCG GTGAGTCTGTCAGTGTGATCAAGCACACTGAGGCTGTTCCCGACCCAAGAGCTGTCAACCAGGACAAGAAGAACATGCTTTTCTCT GGCACTAACATCGCTGCTGGCAAAGCCATCGGTGTTGCTGTCGCCACTGGCGTCGCCACTGAGATCGGTAAGATCCGTGACCAGATGGCCGCCACCGAGCAGGAGAAGACCCCTCTGCAGGCCAAGCTGGACGAGTTCGGCGAGCAGCTGTCCAAGGTTATCTCCCTGATCTGTGTTGCTGTCTGGGCTATCAACATCGGCCACTTCAACGACCCCGTCCATGGAGGCTCATGGATCCGTGGTGCCGTCTACTACTTCAAGATCGCCGTCGCTCTGGCTGTGGCCGCCATCCCCGAGG GTCTGCCCGCTGTCATCACCACCTGCCTGGCCCTTGGTACCCGCCGTATGGCAAAGAAGAACGCCATTGTCAGATCCCTGCCCTCTGTGGAGACCCTGGGCTGCACCTCTGTCATCTGCTCCGACAAGACCGGCACCCTCACCACCAACCAGATGTGTGTGACCAAG ATGTTCATCATCAAGAGCGCTGAGGGCGAGCAcgtgagccttgatgccttcGATATCTCCGGCTCCAAGTACACCCCTGAGGGCGAAGT TTCCCAGGGAGGTTCCAAGACCAACTGCAGCCAATACGACGGACTTGTTGAGCTGGCCACCATCTGCGCCCTGTGCAACGACTCCTCCCTGGACTACAATGAG GCTAAGAAGATCTATGAGAAGGTTGGTGAGGCCACTGAGACCGCTCTGTCCTGCCTGGTTGAGAAGATGAACGTGTTCAACAGCAACGTGAAGAGCCTGTCCAGGATCGAGAGAGCCAACGCCTGCTGCTCC GTGATCAAGCAGCTCATGAAGAAGAACGTCACTCTTGAGTTCTCCCGTGACAGGAAGTCCATGTCCGTGTACTGCACTCCCACCAAGGGCGATGGTGGCGCCAAGATGTTCGTGAAGGCAA ATTCACCACAATACAAAATAATCATCCTGTTTTCTCCGCAGGGCGCCCCCGAgggtgtgattgacaggtgcgCATACGTTCGTGTTGGCACCAACCGCGTGCCCCTGACCAACGCCATCAAGGAGAAGATCATGGCTGTGATCAGAGACTGGGGTACCGGCCGTGACACCCTGCGTTGCCTGGCCCTGGCCACCCGTGACACCCCACTGAAGATGGACGAGATGAACCTTGAGGACTCCACCAAGTTCGCCGACTACGAG ACTGACCTGACCTTCGTTGGCTGCGTGGGTATGCTGGATCCCCCCCGTAAGGAGGTCACTGGCTCCATTGAGCTGTGCAGAGCTGCTGGAATCCGTGTCATCATGATCACTG GTGACAACAAGGGAACCGCTATTGCTATCTGCCGTCGTATTGGCATCTTCACCGAGGAGCAGGATGTTGATGGCAAGGCCTACACCGGACGTGAGTTTGACGATCTGCCCCTTCATGAGCAGGGAGAGGCTGTGCGCAGAGCTTGCTGCTTCGCCCGTGTGGAGCCATCCCACAAGTCCAAGATCGTGGAGTACCTGCAGGGTTATGATGACATTACTGCTATG ACTGGTGATGGTGTGAACGATGCCCCTGCCCTGAAGAAGGCCGAGATCGGCATCGCCATGGGCTCTGGCACTGCCGTTGCCAAGTCTGCCTCTGAGATGGTCCTCGCTGACGACAACTTCTCTTCCATTGTGGCTGCTGTTGAGGAGGGCAGAGCTATCTACAACAACATGAAGCAGTTCATCCGCTACCTCATCTCCTCCAACGTTGGTGAGGTCGTCTG tATCTTCCTGACCGCTGCTCTGGGTCTCCCCGAGGCTCTGATCCCCGTCCAGCTGCTGTGGGTCAACCTGGTTACTGACGGTCTGCCCGCCACTGCTCTTGGCTTCAACCCCCCAGATCTGGACATCATGGGCAAGCCCCCACGTTCCCCCAAGGAGCCCCTGATCTCCGGCTGGCTGTTCTTCAGATACATGGCTATTGGTG GATACGTCGGTTGCGCCACTGTTGCCGGTGCTGCCTACTGGTTCATGTATGACGTCGAAGGCCCAGGTGTCACCTACTACCAGCTG TCCCACTTCATGCAGTGCCACGATGAGAACGAGGACTTCGCCGGCCTGGATTGTGAGATCTTTGAGGCTTGCCCTCCCATGACCATGGCCCTGTCCGTGCTGGTCACCATTGAGATGTGCAACGCTCTCAACAG